CTCAGGTGCCTTGTAGGCCCAGTCCTTTCTCGCCTCGCCTTTCCGTCGCCGGGTCCGGGcctgtcttggtcttggccttaAAGAAAGCAGGAACGCCGCCTCTCGACTTATTCTCCCCAATCCCATTGTTGCTGATTCCCTCCTCTCCAGCTTTCGTGAATATCGTCAAACGCACCCTCTTCTCCTATATAAGGCGTTGAGGGGATCATTTCCTCGCGCTTTTTCCTTCGATATTACGTTTTTCCTTCGTTTGCAGAGGCCTGTTCTTCGTTCTGTCACGCTTTTGCATCTTCAATACCAGTCCCTGACCTCATTGTGCTTTGGTAGGCGATCAGCCACGGAACGGAAACTTGCCTTGAACTTCACAACTATGAGTTACAGCTCTGACGACGATCGCCCTCTTGCGAGGGCCAACGGCCATAAACGTGAGTTGTGTTTTTTTTGTCAATTATCATACTTCTTTACTGGGTTTTGTTCCCGCGCTCATGCGTCCTCATCACGTTGGCGTTTTCAAAACAAAGTTTAGCTACAACACAGCCTACCACGCGCATGCTTTTGCTGGTCCTTATTCTAACACAAGCATTTCTTATAGTCTCCTCGTCCAAGATTTCTCGCGccgaagatgaagctctgGATCAGCCAGTATCCAAGCAGGCTGCTAAGATGGCTGGTCTGTCCGTTCGCAACGGTCCTCTTGAAGACGCAATGGACATCGATGAACCAGCTACCAACGGAGCTAGCAAACGTAAATCGCGTACCTctatcaacaaggtcaactACAAGGACGATGAGTCaagtgatgatgctgctccTCTGGTTCGTATTCATGACACAGGAAAACCCTTCCTGTGGGGCCAGGTATGCTGACAGTACTATTGCAGGCCAAGCGGCAAAAGAAGCAAGCCAACAGAGTTCCTGAATCCGACTCCGACGATGAACCCATTGCAAAAGCCCGAGGAAAGAAACTTCCCCCTTCCTACGACGAGACTGCCTTGCCCGAGTCCTCgggcgatgacgacgagCCCCTTAGTGTGAAGCTCGCGCAAAAGAAGCGCGGcatggagaaggaagctgagaaacaagccaaagccatACGAGCCAAAGaaagagccaagaagcctgtgGCAAAGAAcgctgtcaaggatgagtCCGACGACGATGTCCCACTTGCAAAATCCTCAGCAAGTAAGCGTCGATCTAACGGAACTGCCGCGAAGCGGAAGTCGAATGGTGTCAAGAAAGAGGAGTCAGATTCGGATGCgcccatctccaagaaggccaaggctaaACCAGCCTCATCTGCTAAGAAAGCCGTCAAGGCAGAGTCCAAAAAGGCTAGTGAGAgtgaggacgaagaagagtaTGCTTGGTGGAACGCACCAAAGAAGGAaaatgatgatatcaagtgGACAACTCTTGAGCACAATGGCGTTCTTTTCCCGCCCGATTACGAGCCTTTGCCCAAGCACGTCAAGATGCTCTACGATGGACAACCAGTTACTCTTGCTCccgaggttgaagaggtcGCCACCTTTTGggttgccatgatgactCCTGCATCCTCTCATCACCTAGAGAACCCTGTTTTCCGCAAAAACTTCTTTGAAGATTTTAAAGAATATTGCGACAAGTACGGTGTTAAAGATGCACAGGGAAAGAAGGTCGCCGTCAAATCGCTCGAAAAATGCAACTTCGATAAGATTTACGCATATTGGAGCGAGAAGGTGGAACAGAATAAATCTAAAAACATgaccaaggaagagagggaggctgcgaaggcgaagaaggatgcCCTCGAAGCCCCCTTCACTCACTGTTTATGGGATGGTAGAAAGCAGAAGGTTGGCAACTTCAGAGTCGAGCCTCCCAGCTTGTTCCGTGGACGTGGTGAACATCCCAAAACCGGTAAAGTCAAGCAACGTGTCCAACCCGAGcaaatcaccatcaacatcggCAAGGGTGCCAAGGTCCCCGAACCTCCCAAGGGACACAAGTGGAAGGCTGTGCAGCATGATCAAAAGGCAACCTGGTTAGCCATGTGGCAGGAGAATATCAACCAAAACTACAAGTACGTCATGCTTGGAGCTGATAGCGATATCAAAGGTCAGAGTGACTtcaagaagtttgagaaggcACGGGAACTCAAAAAGCACATCGACCGGATTCGCAAGGACTACACCAAGGAGCTTAAGAGTGAAATAATGGCAGATCGTCAACGAGCCACGGCCATGTATCTGATTGACAAAATGGCACTTCGAGCCGGTAACGAGAAAGACACAGAAAACGAGGCCGACACTGTGGGTTGCTGCTCTCTCAAGTATGAGCATATCACACTTGAGCCTCCTAACAAGGTTACATTCGATTTCCTCGGAAAGGACAGTATTCCATACAGAGAGACTGCCGTTGTTGAGCCTCaggtcttcaagaacctGAAGCTTTTCAAGAAGGCGCCCAAGACTACAGGAGATGATCTCTTCGATCGCCTCAACGTCAGttcttcctttttttttttccctgATCGTTGTATAAGAATCAGTTGCTGACAGAATTTCAGACGGCTCAGCTGAATAGGCATTTGACCGGCTACATGAAGGGTCTGACCGCCAAGGTTTTTCGTACTTACAACGCTTCCTGGACAATGTCAGAACTGCTCAGGAAGCTCGCTTCGGATCCTCGCTCTCGTGGCACAGTTGCTGAAAAAGTAAAACTGTACAATGACTGTAATCGTGAGGTTGCCGTTCTGTGCAACCATAAGCGAACCGTTGGCGCTGGGCACGAGCAGCAAAtggccaagcttggtgacAGGGTAAGTCTGACTTGTGTATAAGTCGACCACTCCAGATACTGACTCTTTTCTAGATTAAAGGCCTCCGCTACCAGCAATGGCGAACAAAAATGATGATTCTCGATATCGAATCTGGttacaagaagaagaagggtgccGCCTGGTTCGAGAGGGATGAAGAATTAAATGACGAGTGGGTCAAGGAGCACCAGCAATTCTTACTTGAGGAGCAGCGTACAAGGATCACCAAGAAATTTGAGAAGGACAACGAAAAGCGCAAGGCAGACAAAGAGAAGCCTCTCCCCGAGAAGGAGTTGAAAGAACGTCTtcaggctgtcaaggagatggaagccaagttcaaaaaggagaacaagaccaagaaggtaGAGGCTGAAGGCAGAGGCGTTACTGTCGACAAGCTTCTGAAGGCTGTGGACAAGTTTGATGAACGCATCAAGACACTGGAGCTTCAGGCCCAGGATCGTGATGGCAACAAGGAGGTGGCCCTCGGCACCTCCAAGATCGTGAGTACCACCGAAAACGTTGAAATTCGTTGACTGACCTATGATTCATAGAACTACATTGATCCTCGCCTCACAGTagtcttctccaagaagttCGACGTTCCTATCGAAAAATTCTTTTCCAAGACTCTTCGTGACAAGTTCCGATGGGCCATCAAgtctgttgaggatgaggatgactggACCTTCTAAGTTCTCCGCGAGGGTGTTGGCGTATAAAAAGAAATCGTGCAGGAGGTTCTTGGTTCTATTGCTTTTATACTaatttgcttgctttttttgttgttgttgttttttCTCGGAAGTTTTGTAAGAATACTCGGATATTGCTTTCGACATGAGCCAGGACGAGGCAAAGGagacaagaggagaaggcaCACCGAGCGAAGCGCGAGCTCGCGATGTGCTTTTTGGGTGCAGGGTGAACGGCCGTAGAACGCAGACGACGAAGTCGCAGGCGCTGAGATGGGTTTCTCGGAGCATTCAAGGGGGTTATTGGCGGTAGAGATTTTAGTATCATAGAAATCATACCTATAGAACAAGCACTTCGCATGCTATTGAAGTTTGGTGGCCTCAAGAAAGGGGTTGACACCACCCATGGCTCTGCTAAGGCTCAAGCATGGATGAGACGGGCACGATTCTGATAACTATATTTACTAGTGCTCTCTTTTTCAAACATTTGTATGGCCAGAGGAATGTGTTGCCCATTTTAGAGTATATATTGATCCTCGGAGAATATGTAGGTTGGTTCTCTCATTATACACCGCCTGTCTATCTCATGTTTGCCATGTGTCTATTCTTTACAACCAAATGCATTGCGCCGTCGCTAAGAGCAATGTGTCAAAACCCAAATGCCATCCAATCGCAACTCAGTGCCCCAGGTCCTTAAACGCCAACCAACCGTGCCATGTCAGTGAGGCATCACATCCATACATACTTGCGGTGTTGTCTACAAGTCATTGTGTGCCGGAAATTGTACAggagcccaagcccaagacaaaATATGCTGTCGAGTCGTAATATATAGGTCATATACCGTGAAGTGAAGTAAAGGTGTTTCTTCTCTAGAAGAAACGACCAGCAAATGCCATGATGCCGGCCAAGAAGGGTACAACGGCAATAACGTTATGTAAAGGCTGAAGAACGACGGCGCTGTTCTCGGCGGGAATGATTTTCCCCTTGGCGTTGAGCCTCCAGCCTTCGGGGATCGCTCCGCCAGAAGGTCGGGAGCCGGTCCAGGGCCATCCGGTCTGTGTAGCCGTAGCGGGACTTCCGTCCTCGGCGATACCTCCGACAGGGACGTTTCCATCTGCTGTAGCGACAGTTCCTTGGGCGGTAGCAGTGACGGTCATGGCGTCGCCGTTTTCGTTGCCGTTGATCTCACCGCCGACGGATTCGATTGACTGCCAGGAGCCAGATGTGCCCTTGTATTTGTACTCGTCACCGGTTGAGTAGTCCGTGACAACGACACTCTTGACC
This region of Fusarium verticillioides 7600 chromosome 3, whole genome shotgun sequence genomic DNA includes:
- a CDS encoding DNA topoisomerase I, encoding MSYSSDDDRPLARANGHKLSSSKISRAEDEALDQPVSKQAAKMAGLSVRNGPLEDAMDIDEPATNGASKRKSRTSINKVNYKDDESSDDAAPLAKRQKKQANRVPESDSDDEPIAKARGKKLPPSYDETALPESSGDDDEPLSVKLAQKKRGMEKEAEKQAKAIRAKERAKKPVAKNAVKDESDDDVPLAKSSASKRRSNGTAAKRKSNGVKKEESDSDAPISKKAKAKPASSAKKAVKAESKKASESEDEEEYAWWNAPKKENDDIKWTTLEHNGVLFPPDYEPLPKHVKMLYDGQPVTLAPEVEEVATFWVAMMTPASSHHLENPVFRKNFFEDFKEYCDKYGVKDAQGKKVAVKSLEKCNFDKIYAYWSEKVEQNKSKNMTKEEREAAKAKKDALEAPFTHCLWDGRKQKVGNFRVEPPSLFRGRGEHPKTGKVKQRVQPEQITINIGKGAKVPEPPKGHKWKAVQHDQKATWLAMWQENINQNYKYVMLGADSDIKGQSDFKKFEKARELKKHIDRIRKDYTKELKSEIMADRQRATAMYLIDKMALRAGNEKDTENEADTVGCCSLKYEHITLEPPNKVTFDFLGKDSIPYRETAVVEPQVFKNLKLFKKAPKTTGDDLFDRLNTAQLNRHLTGYMKGLTAKVFRTYNASWTMSELLRKLASDPRSRGTVAEKVKLYNDCNREVAVLCNHKRTVGAGHEQQMAKLGDRIKGLRYQQWRTKMMILDIESGYKKKKGAAWFERDEELNDEWVKEHQQFLLEEQRTRITKKFEKDNEKRKADKEKPLPEKELKERLQAVKEMEAKFKKENKTKKVEAEGRGVTVDKLLKAVDKFDERIKTLELQAQDRDGNKEVALGTSKINYIDPRLTVVFSKKFDVPIEKFFSKTLRDKFRWAIKSVEDEDDWTF
- a CDS encoding DNA topoisomerase I, with protein sequence MLTVLLQAKRQKKQANRVPESDSDDEPIAKARGKKLPPSYDETALPESSGDDDEPLSVKLAQKKRGMEKEAEKQAKAIRAKERAKKPVAKNAVKDESDDDVPLAKSSASKRRSNGTAAKRKSNGVKKEESDSDAPISKKAKAKPASSAKKAVKAESKKASESEDEEEYAWWNAPKKENDDIKWTTLEHNGVLFPPDYEPLPKHVKMLYDGQPVTLAPEVEEVATFWVAMMTPASSHHLENPVFRKNFFEDFKEYCDKYGVKDAQGKKVAVKSLEKCNFDKIYAYWSEKVEQNKSKNMTKEEREAAKAKKDALEAPFTHCLWDGRKQKVGNFRVEPPSLFRGRGEHPKTGKVKQRVQPEQITINIGKGAKVPEPPKGHKWKAVQHDQKATWLAMWQENINQNYKYVMLGADSDIKGQSDFKKFEKARELKKHIDRIRKDYTKELKSEIMADRQRATAMYLIDKMALRAGNEKDTENEADTVGCCSLKYEHITLEPPNKVTFDFLGKDSIPYRETAVVEPQVFKNLKLFKKAPKTTGDDLFDRLNTAQLNRHLTGYMKGLTAKVFRTYNASWTMSELLRKLASDPRSRGTVAEKVKLYNDCNREVAVLCNHKRTVGAGHEQQMAKLGDRIKGLRYQQWRTKMMILDIESGYKKKKGAAWFERDEELNDEWVKEHQQFLLEEQRTRITKKFEKDNEKRKADKEKPLPEKELKERLQAVKEMEAKFKKENKTKKVEAEGRGVTVDKLLKAVDKFDERIKTLELQAQDRDGNKEVALGTSKINYIDPRLTVVFSKKFDVPIEKFFSKTLRDKFRWAIKSVEDEDDWTF